The nucleotide window GAGGCATCACCATGGAACACGCCATCCACCCCTTCTCCGAACTGTTCGCCCAGCTGGGCCTGCCCAACGACAACGCCGGCATCCAGCAGTTCATCGCCACCCACTCGCCGCTGCCCGATGGCATGCGCCTGGAAGAAGCCCCGTTCTGGACACCCGCCCAGGCCCAGCTGCTGCGCGAGGAACGCCTGGACGACGCCGACTGGGCCATGGTGGTGGACCGCCTGAACGTGGCGCTGCACGGTAGCCCGTAGGGCGGGCGTCGCCCGCGTTCCCGTGGGCGGGCCTGAAAGCCGGAAGGCGGGCCCAGCTGCAGCGACGCGCTAGCGCGCGGCCCGCGCCGC belongs to Pseudoxanthomonas sp. F37 and includes:
- a CDS encoding DUF2789 domain-containing protein, with the translated sequence MEHAIHPFSELFAQLGLPNDNAGIQQFIATHSPLPDGMRLEEAPFWTPAQAQLLREERLDDADWAMVVDRLNVALHGSP